The Rhinoraja longicauda isolate Sanriku21f chromosome 19, sRhiLon1.1, whole genome shotgun sequence genome includes a window with the following:
- the LOC144602954 gene encoding putative G-protein coupled receptor 139, with protein MWRAPILYMKEISYPILVVLGIPSNVLTSVILCRGKCGLTKGITLYMVAMAMSDLLVVISHVLLREIFLYYLPNSFLALSTICPSHVHLRIASMDYSIWLTVSFTFDRFVSICCPRLRLVYCTDRTAAAVIAFMGLFSCLKYVPFHVLYEPRFTIGSVDWGCRPKHDYFTSMWWVASTWMCSISVSLLPFGLIVLLNGLTINNIVAASRVRRRLKSQECKDTETENRRKSIVLLFTVSGTSILLWTTPTVSWISTRATINFASSDFTNPWNVANEVGILLIRVSCCANTCIYAMTQSKFRQQVKSGFKFLTRCLRKPVKLAR; from the coding sequence cgaacgtgctgacgtCTGTGATCCTATGTCGGggaaaatgcggtctcaccaaaggaaTCACCCTCTACATGGTAGCGATGGCAATGTCCGACCTGCTGGTGGTCATCTCTCACGTGTTGCTCAGAGAAATCTTCCTTTACTATTTACCCAACTCCTTCCTCGCCCTCAGCACGATCTGCCCTTCACATGTTCACTTGCGGATCGCCAGCATGGACTACTCCATCTGGTTAACAGTGTCCTTCacttttgaccgttttgtcagcatttgctgtccGAGGCTGAGGCTCGTCTATTGCACGGATAGGACGGCCGCCGCGGTCATTGCGTTCATGGGCCTGTTCAGCTGCTTAAAGTACGTTCCCTTTCACGTCCTGTACGAGCCACGCTTCACTATAGGCAGTGTCGACTGGGGGTGCCGGCCCAAACATGACTACTTCACCTCCATGTGGTGGGTAGCTTCCACCTGGATGTGCAGCATCTCCGTCTCCTTACTCCCCTTCGGCCTCATCGTCCTCCTGAACGGGCTGACCATCAACAACATCGTAGCGGCCAGCAGGGTCCGCCGGCGCCTGAAGTCGCAGGAATGTAAGGACACTGAAACGGAGAATCGGCGCAAGTCCATCGTGTTGCTCTTCACCGTGTCCGGCACCTCCATATTACTCTGGACCACGCCAACGGTGAGTTGGATCTCCACACGAGCCACCATCAATTTCGCGTCCTCGGATTTCACAAACCCCTGGAACGTCGCCAATGAGGTCGGAATCTTACTCATTCGGGTCAGCTGTTGTGCCAACACCTGTATCTACGCAATGACCCAAAGCAAGTTCAGACAGCAGGTGAAGAGCGGCTTCAAGTTTCTAACTCGTTGTCTTAGAAAACCCGTGAAACTGGCGAGGTAG